The nucleotide sequence AATTCAGTCACGGCCTGGGTCCCAACATCTATCCGTTCCGCGGCATTGCCCACGGGGGCACTCGCATCGACGAATTGGAATCTCTGCTCCGCGCCCTCCATGTCCCCGGAGTCGGCATTCAGCGGGTGCAGGTGAACGACCGCGCCGGCCGACCCACCGAAGGCCTTTACCTGCAGGTCACCGATTGGTCGCAATGGAACCCGACCGAAATGAACTTCCACCTCATGCGTCTCGCCTGCGCCTTGGAAAAGCCCAACCCCTACGTCGCGACGCCACGTAGTCGCGCCGAGCTCTTCATCAAACATTTGGGTTCGGAAGCGTTTTTCGATGCCATCGCTCGCGACGGCGATCGCGTCGATCTCGATGCGTGGTTGGCCACGTGGAAACAGCAGGCCGCGATCTACCAAAAACAAAGCCAGCGTTTCTGGCTGTATCAGTAATTCGTCTGGAAAAGCGGACCCGATCCGCGCCCCTTCACCCCGGAGTGAAGCCGCGGGTTTTTCTGGCGACCCGATGACGGAATCTCGCGCTCGTCGGGGTTAGGCGTTGGGGTGTCCCTGTCGACCCCCTCCGCGAATTTACCGATCCCTCCCATGTCCGACTCTCCCGATCCGCTCGACGAGCTGCTCAAAACCTATCCATCGCCCCCGCCCTTGGCCGCGGACTTCAAGGCGCAGGTCCAACAACGCATCGCCCGATCGATCCCGCCCCATCGGCACGGGTGGTGGGCCAACCTCAACACCACCTTCGCCCAACCCGCTTTCGCCGTCGTGTTTGTTTTTGCCTGCACGCTGCTCGGCCTGCTGTTGGCGGAAATCCGCACCAGTGCGGAGCGCAGCCGCACCCACGCCCGGGTCGTCGACAGCTATCTGCAACTCATCAATCCGCGCATCGAACCCGACGCATTGACGACTCCGCCGCCGCGTCGCGACCAACCGGAGGACGCCCGTTGAACCGTGGCGCTCTGGTGATGTTCTTCGGCCTCGCCGCCGGACTGATCGCGTTTCAAGGCTGGAGTTCCTGGCGCAACGCCTGCGACGGCGACGACTTGAGCTGCCAACTCGCCTGGATGCGACAGGACTTGCGGCTGACCGATGAGCAATTCGCCCGGGTGGTGGAATTGCACGATCGCTCCAGCACCCGCCTGCAACAGCTCGCCCTCGAGATCAGCCGCATGGAGAACGAATTCGAGGCCTTCGAAGCGGCCCGCCGATCGGAAGGTCGCGTCGACTTTTTGGAGTTTGCCCGCTTCGTCACCGAACGCCGCCGGATCGAAGCCGCCGCTGATCAATCAGCCCGCTCGCTCATCGCCGCCACCGCCGATGTCATGTCCCCGCTGCAACGTTCGCGCTACCTCGCCTTGGTGGCACCGGCCAGCCCCTCCGGTGCCTCTCCCGACTAGCCGCCCGCCCTCGTCCCCGCTCCCCCATACCCCGCACGATGGAAGAGACCGACCCGGATCTCGCTGACCTGCCGGATCTCCGTGCAGGCGATCCGGAGGCCTTGCGTCGGGTGATGGACCGGTGGGCCAAGCGCCTTCACGCCTTTGCCTGGCGCTACCTGCAACACACGACCGACGCGCAGGAAATCGCGATGGAAGCCTTTGTGCGGCTCCACCGCTCCAGCGCGAAACTCCGCGCCGACACCCGTCTGGGCGCATGGCTTTTCACCACGACCGCCAATCTCTGCCGCAACCGCCTGCGCTGGCGCCGCCGCCATCCCGGCGACAGCTGGGAGGAGATGACCGAAACCGGCGAGCCCGGCGGAACCCAACCGCTGGGCACGGTAAATCCCGACCCCGCCGCCGCCGCGGAAAAATCGGACCGCGCCGACGCGCTGGTCGGAGCGATTGAAGGCCTCCCGCATCGGCTCAAAACCGTCGTGCTCCTGCATCATTTCGACGGACTGAGTTATCAGGAAATCGGCGACGTGGTGGGTTGCTCACCCCGCGGCATCGAAACCCGCCTCTACCGTGCCCGCCAACAACTCCGGGAGAAACTCACCAAGCGCCTGACCGACTAGATTCGCAGGCCCGTGAAAGGATCAAGCTCCAGCACCGCCCACTCCATTAATTTCCTGCGCACCATGCCTCCGCACTCCCGCGCACGCGCATCGTAGCTTTTCAGTTTTTCAGCGTTCAGCGTTTAGCGTTTTAAAAACGCTCACTGCGCTACCGGACTGCCCTCGCGAAAGCGGAACTCCTGCGAGGCCCGCACCGTCACCGCTTTCCCGCCCCGCATCGGCGGGGCAAACTTCCAGGCCCGCACCGCGTTCAAGGCCAACGTGCCCAACTCCGAATAGGCCTGACTCTCGATCGCCGGCATGCGCACCGCCCCGGTTTCATCGATGAAAAAATCGATCACCACCGTGCCCACCACACCTTCCCGGGCGAGTTCGGCCGGGAACGGCGGCGGGGCGATTTCCAACGGCACCGGGATGCCGTCCAACTCGCGCAACGTTGGCAACCGCGACACTTTATTGCGAGGGTGTCCGCCTTGGAGA is from Synoicihabitans lomoniglobus and encodes:
- a CDS encoding RNA polymerase sigma factor produces the protein MEETDPDLADLPDLRAGDPEALRRVMDRWAKRLHAFAWRYLQHTTDAQEIAMEAFVRLHRSSAKLRADTRLGAWLFTTTANLCRNRLRWRRRHPGDSWEEMTETGEPGGTQPLGTVNPDPAAAAEKSDRADALVGAIEGLPHRLKTVVLLHHFDGLSYQEIGDVVGCSPRGIETRLYRARQQLREKLTKRLTD